The following are encoded together in the Scytonema millei VB511283 genome:
- the mltG gene encoding endolytic transglycosylase MltG: MQKLFKWRIIWALIPLTIGIGAWSSWNWWQRSSAPSQPLETANATQVQFRVPPGTASQQIGKQLEAEGLIRSSQAWNLWAKWLHWRNPNGGFQAGTYQISPSQSLEEVANKIWHGQVVQQSFTIPEGWSLRQMAAYFEQQGYFPASEFLNAASQIKRDRFSWLPADIPHLEGYLYPDTYKIGIGSITPTQVVNQMLQRFEQVALPLYEQGKDRTDFDLKQWVTLASIVEKEAVIPEERSQIAGVFVKRLQKGYTLGSDPTVEYALNLRQTADQPLTYAQVNTPSPYNTYRNPGLPPTPIASPGIASLKAALDPESTPYLYFVARYDGSHVFSRTLAEHNAAQAAIRKQRQKG, translated from the coding sequence GTGCAAAAACTATTTAAGTGGCGCATAATTTGGGCTTTAATCCCCTTAACTATAGGGATAGGCGCTTGGTCGAGCTGGAATTGGTGGCAGCGCTCCAGCGCCCCGTCTCAACCTTTAGAAACAGCAAATGCTACGCAAGTGCAGTTTCGCGTTCCTCCAGGCACGGCTAGCCAGCAAATCGGTAAGCAGCTAGAGGCAGAAGGACTCATTCGCTCTAGTCAAGCATGGAATTTATGGGCGAAGTGGCTGCACTGGCGAAATCCCAATGGAGGATTTCAAGCAGGGACATATCAAATCTCTCCCAGTCAGTCTTTAGAAGAAGTGGCAAATAAGATCTGGCACGGTCAGGTAGTGCAGCAGAGCTTCACGATTCCTGAAGGCTGGTCTTTGCGGCAAATGGCGGCTTACTTTGAACAACAGGGATATTTCCCTGCCAGCGAGTTTCTCAATGCTGCCAGTCAAATTAAGCGCGATCGCTTTTCCTGGCTACCTGCTGATATTCCCCATCTCGAAGGTTATTTATACCCCGACACATACAAGATTGGTATTGGTTCCATTACGCCAACTCAGGTGGTGAACCAAATGCTGCAACGCTTCGAGCAAGTCGCCCTACCTTTATACGAACAAGGTAAAGATCGGACTGATTTCGACCTGAAGCAGTGGGTGACATTAGCTAGCATTGTCGAAAAAGAAGCCGTCATCCCCGAAGAGCGATCGCAAATTGCAGGCGTATTTGTCAAGCGATTGCAAAAAGGTTATACACTAGGCTCCGATCCTACGGTAGAGTATGCCCTCAACCTGCGCCAAACAGCAGACCAGCCCCTTACTTACGCCCAAGTTAATACCCCTTCGCCCTACAATACCTATCGCAATCCAGGACTACCACCTACACCCATCGCTAGCCCTGGCATAGCCAGTCTTAAAGCTGCACTCGATCCCGAATCAACTCCCTATCTCTACTTTGTTGCCCGTTACGACGGTTCGCATGTTTTCAGCCGCACCCTAGCAGAACACAACGCCGCTCAAGCCGCCATCCGCAAGCAACGGCAAAAAGGCTAG